A genome region from Fervidobacterium changbaicum includes the following:
- a CDS encoding DNA-directed RNA polymerase subunit alpha, whose translation MLQTFGRKFKLEEQAVYEDHYYAKYSMAPLEKGYAVTIGNTLRRVLLSSIPSFAITDVRFVKPEKYHEFDTIEGVKEDIMDILLNLKKVQLRVEAYVESPVKLIIEKKGPAILTAKDIQCPAGVVVVNPNHYIATLNEDADIEVELYATFGKGFVPASERNERPEIGWIVMDGVYSPVLKVNWLVENVRVDKRTDFEKLILEIWTKKSIKPAEALKHSLKIILDHFNFIEQSLSDVEELPIPAYEETYSVVEESVSAEDVASKKIEELELSARSLNCLKRDKIETIGDLLERTEEDLLKIKNFGVKSLDEVKEKLREKFGLSLRKGDK comes from the coding sequence ATGCTTCAAACTTTTGGAAGAAAGTTCAAGCTCGAGGAGCAAGCGGTTTACGAAGACCACTACTATGCGAAATACTCAATGGCGCCGCTTGAAAAGGGCTATGCAGTTACGATAGGAAACACGTTGAGGAGAGTTTTGCTCTCTTCCATACCAAGCTTTGCAATTACGGATGTTAGATTTGTAAAGCCTGAAAAGTACCACGAGTTCGATACAATAGAAGGCGTTAAAGAAGACATAATGGATATCTTGTTGAATTTGAAAAAAGTTCAGTTGCGTGTAGAAGCGTACGTCGAATCTCCAGTTAAGCTGATAATCGAAAAGAAGGGTCCAGCTATATTAACGGCGAAAGATATTCAATGCCCAGCAGGCGTCGTGGTGGTAAATCCAAATCATTACATAGCCACGCTTAATGAAGATGCTGATATCGAAGTTGAGCTCTACGCAACGTTTGGTAAAGGTTTCGTTCCAGCGAGCGAAAGAAACGAAAGACCAGAGATAGGCTGGATTGTCATGGATGGTGTTTACAGTCCTGTTTTGAAAGTGAACTGGCTCGTTGAGAACGTACGTGTTGATAAAAGAACAGACTTTGAGAAATTGATACTTGAAATCTGGACGAAAAAGAGCATAAAGCCGGCCGAGGCATTGAAACATTCGCTAAAGATCATACTCGACCACTTCAATTTCATTGAGCAGAGCCTTAGCGACGTCGAAGAACTACCAATTCCAGCATATGAAGAAACATATTCTGTAGTTGAAGAAAGTGTATCGGCTGAAGATGTTGCATCGAAAAAGATAGAAGAGCTTGAGCTTTCAGCAAGGTCACTGAATTGTCTGAAAAGAGACAAAATAGAGACAATAGGCGACTTGCTCGAAAGAACTGAAGAGGACTTACTAAAAATCAAAAATTTTGGTGTGAAATCGCTTGACGAAGTGAAAGAAAAACTCAGAGAAAAATTCGGTCTTTCGCTAAGAAAGGGGGACAAATGA
- the rpsD gene encoding 30S ribosomal protein S4: MARYTGALCRLCRREGMKLYLKGERCFSEKCPFDKRPFAPGQHGREKKKLTQYGLQLRAKQTMKRIYGVLEKQFRIYYERAAKQSGDTRENLVAQVERRLDNVVYRLGFAINRRTARQLVSHGHILVNGKKVDIPSYQVRPGDAISIKESSRGIQPIKQALELNKGRAVAPWLEVDYDQFTGKYVRNPKLEEVTDLPVNVQAIVEFYSR, translated from the coding sequence ATGGCACGATATACAGGTGCTCTTTGCAGGCTGTGTAGAAGAGAAGGAATGAAGCTCTATTTGAAAGGCGAAAGATGTTTCAGCGAAAAGTGTCCTTTCGATAAAAGACCATTCGCACCCGGACAGCACGGTAGGGAGAAGAAAAAATTAACGCAATACGGTTTGCAATTGAGAGCTAAACAGACGATGAAGAGAATATACGGAGTTCTTGAAAAACAGTTCAGGATTTACTACGAAAGGGCAGCAAAGCAATCGGGCGATACCCGTGAAAACTTGGTTGCTCAGGTCGAAAGAAGACTTGATAACGTGGTATATAGACTTGGATTTGCCATCAATAGACGAACTGCAAGGCAGCTCGTTTCCCATGGTCACATACTTGTGAACGGTAAGAAGGTTGACATACCATCTTACCAAGTAAGACCCGGTGATGCAATCTCAATAAAAGAAAGCAGCAGAGGAATTCAGCCGATAAAGCAAGCACTTGAACTTAACAAAGGTAGAGCAGTTGCTCCATGGCTTGAAGTCGATTACGACCAATTCACAGGAAAATACGTCAGGAATCCGAAACTTGAAGAAGTTACAGACCTTCCAGTCAATGTACAGGCTATCGTTGAATTCTACTCGAGGTGA
- the rpsK gene encoding 30S ribosomal protein S11, which translates to MAKGRTRAKAKKKVTVDHGVVHIKSTYNNTIVTLTDPNGNVLSWGSGGTAGFEGTRKGTPYAAQLAADKVAKEAVKMGIKRVDVIVKGPGAGRETAIRTLQAAGLEIENIKDATPIPFNGCRPPKRRRV; encoded by the coding sequence ATGGCGAAAGGTCGAACAAGAGCGAAAGCTAAGAAAAAGGTAACCGTTGACCACGGTGTAGTCCACATCAAATCCACGTACAATAACACAATAGTCACATTGACGGACCCAAATGGAAATGTGTTAAGCTGGGGCAGTGGAGGAACGGCAGGTTTTGAAGGAACAAGGAAAGGAACACCTTACGCGGCACAACTTGCAGCAGACAAGGTTGCAAAAGAAGCTGTTAAAATGGGAATCAAAAGGGTAGATGTAATCGTTAAAGGACCTGGTGCAGGTAGAGAAACAGCTATAAGAACACTTCAAGCGGCAGGACTGGAAATTGAAAACATAAAAGATGCTACACCAATTCCATTTAACGGATGCAGACCACCGAAAAGAAGAAGAGTATAA
- the rpsM gene encoding 30S ribosomal protein S13 has product MARIVGVEIPSNKKVHIALRYIYGIGPTRALEICKHTGVDPEKRVKDLTEDEISKISSFIQQNYKVEGELRTEVMRNIKRLIDIGCYRGLRHKLGLPVRGQRTRSNARTRKGPRPSRIKKKGK; this is encoded by the coding sequence ATGGCTCGTATCGTTGGTGTTGAAATACCGAGCAACAAGAAAGTACATATTGCTCTTAGATACATATACGGAATTGGACCAACCAGAGCACTCGAAATCTGTAAACACACAGGTGTAGATCCAGAAAAAAGAGTTAAGGACCTCACAGAAGATGAAATCAGCAAGATTTCGTCGTTTATTCAGCAGAACTACAAGGTCGAAGGTGAATTAAGAACAGAAGTCATGAGAAATATCAAAAGGCTCATAGATATCGGGTGTTACCGCGGCTTAAGGCACAAACTGGGGCTTCCAGTGAGAGGTCAGAGGACCAGGTCAAATGCAAGGACACGCAAAGGTCCGAGACCAAGTAGGATTAAGAAAAAGGGTAAATAA
- the rpmJ gene encoding 50S ribosomal protein L36 — translation MKVKASVGKRCEYCKIIRRKGRVYVICKVNPKHNQRQG, via the coding sequence ATGAAAGTAAAAGCATCCGTTGGGAAAAGATGCGAGTACTGTAAGATTATAAGAAGAAAAGGTAGAGTTTACGTTATTTGCAAAGTAAACCCAAAACACAACCAGAGACAGGGTTAA
- the infA gene encoding translation initiation factor IF-1 has product MKNKEDVIRMEGTIVEALPNAMFRVQLDNGFKVLAHVSGKMRKNFIRLVPGDRVVVELTVYDLTRGRIVYRKKLDAKGEEEILDDEE; this is encoded by the coding sequence CTGAAAAACAAGGAAGACGTCATACGAATGGAAGGAACAATAGTTGAAGCACTACCCAACGCTATGTTCAGAGTACAGCTAGACAACGGTTTCAAGGTGTTGGCACACGTGTCTGGAAAGATGCGCAAAAATTTTATCAGGCTTGTACCAGGAGACCGTGTGGTTGTCGAACTAACGGTTTACGACCTTACACGTGGCCGAATAGTTTATCGAAAAAAGCTCGACGCTAAAGGTGAAGAAGAGATACTTGACGACGAAGAATAA
- the map gene encoding type I methionyl aminopeptidase has translation MIRVKTKHEIEKMRIAGRAVAAVLEQARRLVVEGATAYDIEIMAEKVIKEYRCKPAFKGYGGYPYITTVSVNEEVIHGFPLKSKVFKKGDIVSVDVGAIYEGYYGDGAATFIVGTTDEIGQKLVEVTKESLMRAIEVVKPGIRLGDVSYTIQSYVESNGFNVVRDFVGHGIGKQLHEDPQVPNYGKPGTGVILKAGMTLAIEPMVTEGGCHVVVLEDGWTVVTVDGKRSAHFEHSIVVTESGCEVLTTL, from the coding sequence ATGATACGTGTAAAGACCAAGCACGAGATAGAAAAAATGAGAATAGCAGGTCGTGCGGTTGCAGCGGTGCTTGAGCAAGCAAGGAGATTAGTTGTTGAGGGAGCAACTGCGTACGATATAGAAATCATGGCAGAAAAGGTCATTAAGGAATATCGCTGCAAACCAGCTTTCAAGGGTTACGGTGGATATCCTTATATCACGACGGTTTCCGTAAACGAAGAGGTTATTCACGGGTTTCCCTTGAAAAGCAAGGTGTTCAAAAAAGGTGATATTGTCTCAGTAGATGTCGGGGCAATTTACGAAGGATACTATGGAGACGGGGCAGCAACGTTTATAGTTGGAACGACTGACGAGATAGGTCAAAAGCTTGTCGAGGTCACTAAAGAATCGCTAATGAGGGCAATAGAGGTTGTGAAACCTGGTATCAGATTGGGAGATGTATCTTACACCATTCAAAGCTATGTAGAAAGCAACGGATTTAACGTGGTCAGAGATTTTGTAGGACACGGAATCGGCAAGCAACTTCACGAAGATCCGCAGGTTCCAAATTATGGAAAGCCCGGCACGGGTGTAATCTTGAAGGCGGGAATGACACTTGCGATAGAACCTATGGTTACTGAAGGCGGCTGTCACGTAGTGGTTTTGGAAGATGGTTGGACGGTTGTTACCGTTGACGGTAAGAGATCAGCACATTTTGAACATTCTATTGTTGTAACCGAGAGTGGTTGTGAGGTATTAACAACTTTGTAG
- a CDS encoding adenylate kinase has product MNLVFLGPPGAGKGTYAKRVVEKYNIPHISTGDIFREAIAKGTELGKKVQDIVNSGNLVPDELTNALVEERLKQPDCANGFILDGYPRTLNQAKALDEMLSAMGKALCAAIYFEIDEETVVQRISTRRVCSKCGKVYNLITLPPKTEGICDDCGGQLIQREDDKEDVVRGRYRVYIEKTSPLIEYYRNQNKLFTLDGRKSVEEVMKMLFNILGGIEKK; this is encoded by the coding sequence ATGAACTTGGTCTTCTTAGGACCTCCGGGTGCGGGAAAGGGAACTTACGCGAAAAGAGTTGTGGAAAAATACAATATTCCTCACATCTCAACAGGTGATATTTTTAGAGAGGCCATAGCAAAGGGTACTGAGCTTGGGAAAAAGGTCCAAGACATTGTCAATTCAGGGAACCTCGTTCCAGACGAGCTTACGAACGCTTTAGTTGAAGAAAGATTGAAACAGCCAGATTGTGCAAACGGGTTCATTTTGGACGGTTACCCAAGAACACTAAACCAAGCCAAAGCATTGGACGAAATGCTCTCTGCTATGGGGAAAGCACTTTGCGCGGCTATATATTTCGAAATAGACGAGGAAACGGTCGTTCAGAGGATTTCAACAAGAAGAGTCTGCTCAAAGTGTGGAAAGGTTTACAATTTGATCACTTTACCACCAAAAACCGAAGGTATTTGTGACGATTGCGGTGGGCAACTCATCCAAAGAGAAGACGACAAAGAAGATGTTGTTAGAGGCAGATACAGAGTCTACATCGAAAAAACATCGCCGTTAATCGAATATTATAGAAATCAAAACAAACTTTTTACTTTGGACGGAAGAAAGAGTGTAGAAGAAGTAATGAAAATGTTGTTTAATATATTGGGTGGTATTGAAAAGAAATGA
- the secY gene encoding preprotein translocase subunit SecY, whose protein sequence is MWKALRNAMKIPEVRDRVIFTFLMLLVFRLGIYVPVPGINIKAWGEALSKQGTGLAGGVLSFYDVFTGGAFSRFSVFSMSVTPYINASIIMQLLASIIPSLKELLKEGEEGRKKFQHYTKNLTLGLAALQSFVVSFGLANSYQGIIAVNRWLFSFVSTVSLVAGTMFLLWIGDRITEKGIGNGVSILIFAGIVSRYPAYFRTAVLGNLNIFGWIFLIAVAIFMVVAIIYVQQAERRIKIEYATRMVGRRIYGGTSTYLPIKVNHSGVIPIIFAWAIVSIPEAIAQITGAQWAVKLFSMQSPLMIIIYALLIFFFTYFYSVVVIDPKDISENIKRYGGFIPGIRAGKPTEEYITYVLNRVTFIGAIFLVGISLLPYLVEGITRVNIWLGGTSALIAVGVALDIAQQLEAHLIMRNYEGFVKKGKIAGRK, encoded by the coding sequence ATGTGGAAAGCGCTGCGCAATGCGATGAAGATTCCAGAGGTTCGGGATAGGGTTATCTTTACATTCTTAATGTTACTTGTTTTCAGGTTGGGAATTTACGTTCCAGTTCCTGGTATAAACATCAAAGCTTGGGGGGAAGCGCTTTCCAAGCAGGGCACCGGCCTTGCCGGTGGCGTTCTTAGTTTCTATGACGTTTTCACCGGTGGTGCATTCAGCCGATTCTCAGTATTCTCAATGAGCGTTACACCGTATATCAACGCATCGATTATCATGCAGTTACTTGCTTCCATCATTCCTTCACTCAAAGAACTTTTAAAAGAGGGAGAAGAGGGAAGGAAGAAATTCCAGCACTACACAAAAAACCTCACGCTTGGACTCGCAGCGCTCCAATCGTTTGTGGTTTCATTTGGTTTGGCAAACAGTTATCAAGGTATAATAGCTGTTAACAGATGGTTATTCTCATTTGTTTCAACGGTATCTCTTGTTGCTGGAACGATGTTCCTTCTTTGGATAGGTGACAGGATCACGGAAAAAGGTATCGGAAATGGTGTAAGTATACTCATTTTCGCAGGTATCGTTTCAAGGTACCCGGCTTACTTCAGGACTGCTGTTCTTGGCAATCTCAACATCTTCGGTTGGATTTTCCTCATCGCTGTTGCGATATTCATGGTTGTTGCTATCATCTACGTTCAACAAGCTGAAAGAAGAATCAAGATCGAGTATGCGACAAGGATGGTTGGAAGAAGGATATATGGTGGAACGAGCACATACCTGCCGATAAAGGTCAACCACTCGGGAGTTATTCCAATAATCTTCGCATGGGCAATTGTCAGTATTCCTGAAGCAATCGCTCAAATAACAGGTGCTCAATGGGCAGTCAAGCTCTTCAGTATGCAGAGCCCACTTATGATAATAATCTACGCACTACTCATATTCTTCTTTACATACTTCTACAGCGTTGTAGTTATTGATCCAAAGGACATCTCGGAGAATATCAAACGTTACGGTGGATTTATCCCTGGTATCAGGGCAGGTAAGCCGACGGAAGAATACATCACTTACGTACTCAACAGGGTGACGTTCATAGGTGCTATCTTCTTGGTAGGTATTTCCCTGCTTCCGTACCTCGTTGAGGGTATAACCAGGGTAAACATCTGGCTTGGTGGGACAAGTGCGCTTATCGCTGTTGGTGTAGCACTCGATATCGCACAGCAGCTCGAAGCACACCTTATCATGAGAAACTACGAAGGATTTGTTAAGAAGGGTAAAATAGCTGGTAGGAAATAA
- the rplO gene encoding 50S ribosomal protein L15, whose translation MPEILTIDQLRPTPGSNKKFKRLGRGQGSGKGKTAGKGHKGQKARGKGKVSPWLEGGQTPLHRRLPKFGFKNFAKKVYAVVNLDTLEEKFESNDVVTPEVLLERGIIDKLYDGVKILARGEITKPLVVKAHKFSEKAKEKIEKVGGKIEVI comes from the coding sequence ATGCCTGAAATTCTAACTATAGACCAGCTCAGACCAACACCAGGTTCAAATAAGAAATTCAAACGTCTTGGGAGAGGTCAGGGTTCAGGAAAGGGTAAAACGGCAGGTAAAGGACACAAAGGTCAGAAGGCAAGAGGAAAAGGTAAAGTTAGTCCATGGTTGGAAGGTGGTCAGACACCATTACACAGAAGACTTCCAAAGTTTGGATTTAAGAACTTCGCTAAGAAGGTCTATGCAGTTGTTAATCTTGACACACTTGAAGAAAAATTCGAAAGCAACGATGTAGTAACTCCAGAAGTTCTTTTGGAAAGAGGCATAATTGACAAATTGTACGATGGTGTCAAGATACTTGCAAGAGGGGAAATAACCAAGCCACTTGTGGTTAAGGCACACAAATTCAGTGAAAAGGCGAAAGAGAAGATAGAAAAAGTCGGCGGTAAAATAGAGGTGATCTAA
- the rpmD gene encoding 50S ribosomal protein L30, whose product MKKLKITLVRSPIGYKYDQKDTVRRLGLRKMHQTVIKDDTPQIRGMVEKVKHLLKVEEIEE is encoded by the coding sequence ATGAAAAAGCTGAAAATTACGCTTGTGAGAAGTCCAATTGGATACAAATACGACCAAAAAGATACGGTCAGAAGACTTGGTTTGAGAAAAATGCACCAGACGGTAATTAAAGATGATACTCCGCAGATAAGAGGTATGGTTGAAAAGGTAAAGCACCTTCTTAAGGTTGAAGAGATTGAAGAATAA
- the rpsE gene encoding 30S ribosomal protein S5: MSEITEKIKQSAETFEERIIEIRRTTKVTKGGKNLSFRVLAVVGNREGKVGVGVGKAREVPDAIRKALVSARRNIIDVPVVKGTIPHEVIGRQDAAKILMKPAAPGTGIIANGTVRAILELAGVQNVLTKAMGSTNPVVMAQATINGIKNLYPIEKIAALRDITPAQVVRGVKKEG; encoded by the coding sequence GTGTCAGAAATTACAGAAAAGATAAAACAATCTGCTGAAACATTTGAAGAAAGAATAATAGAAATCAGAAGAACAACAAAGGTTACAAAAGGTGGTAAGAACCTTTCATTCAGAGTTCTTGCTGTTGTTGGTAACAGGGAAGGTAAAGTAGGTGTTGGAGTAGGAAAAGCAAGAGAAGTGCCAGATGCAATTAGAAAGGCACTCGTCAGCGCAAGAAGGAATATCATCGATGTACCTGTAGTGAAAGGAACAATTCCTCACGAAGTAATTGGTAGACAAGATGCAGCAAAAATACTTATGAAGCCAGCTGCACCCGGTACTGGTATCATCGCAAATGGTACGGTCCGTGCTATTCTTGAACTGGCTGGTGTTCAAAACGTTTTGACAAAGGCTATGGGTTCAACAAACCCAGTTGTTATGGCTCAGGCAACGATTAATGGTATTAAGAACCTCTATCCAATTGAAAAGATAGCAGCGCTAAGAGATATAACCCCTGCTCAAGTAGTTCGCGGAGTAAAAAAGGAGGGCTAA
- the rplR gene encoding 50S ribosomal protein L18 — MIKREDRKKLRLIRHRRIRKKIFGTPERPRLAVYRSEKHIYAQIIDDIAGRTLVAASTVEKDIKEKVKKTWNVAAAKEVGKIIAERALAKGITTVVFDRGGFKYHGRIKALADAAREAGLKF; from the coding sequence GTGATTAAGAGAGAAGATCGCAAGAAATTGAGACTTATCAGGCATAGAAGAATAAGAAAGAAGATATTTGGAACGCCCGAAAGACCAAGACTCGCCGTTTACAGAAGTGAGAAGCACATCTATGCACAGATAATAGATGACATTGCTGGAAGAACGCTCGTCGCAGCATCCACTGTCGAGAAGGATATAAAGGAAAAGGTTAAGAAGACGTGGAACGTAGCAGCAGCTAAAGAGGTCGGAAAGATTATAGCCGAAAGAGCGCTGGCAAAAGGTATAACTACCGTTGTTTTTGACCGCGGTGGATTCAAGTACCACGGAAGAATTAAGGCTCTTGCGGATGCTGCAAGAGAAGCTGGATTGAAATTCTAA
- the rplF gene encoding 50S ribosomal protein L6, translating to MSRIAKKPVVLPSNVQLTITDSEIKVKGPKGELKLAAHPYVNIKIEGNEVWFSPNLEIAKRKADERKFKAMVGTYWRLVRNMVIGVTEGFKKELEIVGVGYRAQLQGNKLVMNLGYAHPVEMEIPADVKVEVPAPNKIIVSGIDKQRVGQFAADIRRWREPNPYSGKGIKYVDEVIRLKEGKKA from the coding sequence ATGTCTCGTATTGCGAAAAAGCCCGTCGTACTTCCATCGAACGTTCAATTAACAATCACCGACTCTGAAATAAAAGTAAAGGGTCCGAAAGGCGAGTTGAAACTCGCAGCTCATCCCTATGTAAATATCAAAATTGAAGGAAATGAAGTATGGTTCTCACCAAATCTTGAGATTGCAAAAAGGAAAGCAGACGAAAGAAAGTTCAAAGCGATGGTTGGTACATATTGGAGACTTGTAAGGAACATGGTGATAGGTGTTACTGAAGGATTCAAAAAAGAGCTTGAAATCGTTGGTGTTGGTTACAGGGCTCAGCTTCAGGGAAACAAGCTCGTTATGAACCTTGGTTATGCGCACCCCGTAGAAATGGAAATACCTGCCGATGTAAAGGTTGAAGTACCAGCACCGAACAAAATCATCGTCAGCGGTATTGATAAACAGAGAGTAGGACAATTCGCAGCTGACATCAGAAGATGGAGAGAACCGAACCCGTACAGTGGCAAGGGTATTAAGTATGTAGACGAGGTCATCAGACTCAAAGAAGGAAAGAAAGCATAA
- the rpsH gene encoding 30S ribosomal protein S8, producing the protein MWSDPIADMLTRIRNANLVFKDQVDVPASNLKKAIADILAREGFIKGYTYIEDGKQGILRIQMKYKGSRKNKERVIHGIVRVSKPGRRIYVGKNNLPRVKNGLGIAIISTSKGVLTDKEAAELGVGGEVIAYIW; encoded by the coding sequence GTGTGGAGCGACCCAATAGCTGACATGCTTACAAGAATTAGAAATGCAAACCTTGTTTTCAAAGATCAAGTAGATGTTCCTGCTTCAAATTTGAAAAAGGCGATAGCAGATATTTTGGCAAGAGAAGGATTCATAAAAGGATATACGTACATTGAAGATGGAAAGCAGGGAATACTCAGAATCCAGATGAAGTACAAAGGATCCAGAAAGAACAAAGAAAGAGTAATTCACGGAATTGTTCGCGTATCAAAACCAGGAAGAAGGATATACGTAGGCAAGAACAATCTTCCAAGAGTGAAGAATGGTTTAGGAATTGCGATAATCTCAACATCCAAAGGTGTGCTCACCGACAAAGAAGCAGCAGAACTTGGAGTCGGTGGAGAAGTTATCGCCTATATCTGGTAA
- a CDS encoding type Z 30S ribosomal protein S14 — translation MAKKSMVERWKKPKKYKVREYTRCHICGRVHSVYREFGICRVCFRRLANEGKLPGVRKASW, via the coding sequence ATGGCGAAGAAATCAATGGTCGAAAGATGGAAAAAGCCGAAAAAGTACAAAGTAAGAGAATACACAAGGTGCCACATTTGTGGAAGAGTACATTCAGTTTATAGAGAATTTGGAATATGCAGAGTTTGCTTCAGAAGACTCGCTAACGAGGGAAAACTCCCGGGCGTTAGGAAAGCAAGCTGGTAA
- the rplE gene encoding 50S ribosomal protein L5, whose protein sequence is MAYEYVPLKDKYLKEVVPTLMKEFGYKNIHEVPRLVKVVINMGVGEGARNKDVIESHARELSLITGQKPLITRAKKSISNFKIRKGMTIGVKVTLRGPRMYNFVYKLVNLVLPKVRDFRGLNPNSFDGKGNYSFGLTEQLVFPEISPDQIKRIQGMDIIIVTTAKKDEEARRLLELLGFPFRKQ, encoded by the coding sequence ATGGCCTACGAATACGTACCGCTGAAAGATAAATACCTTAAAGAAGTGGTACCGACGTTAATGAAAGAGTTTGGATACAAGAACATCCACGAGGTTCCGAGACTTGTAAAAGTTGTCATCAACATGGGTGTTGGTGAAGGTGCCAGAAACAAGGATGTTATTGAGTCACACGCAAGAGAACTCTCATTAATTACCGGTCAAAAACCCCTTATTACAAGAGCAAAGAAGAGTATATCAAACTTCAAAATCAGAAAAGGCATGACAATCGGTGTCAAAGTAACGCTCAGAGGACCAAGAATGTACAATTTCGTTTACAAGCTTGTCAACCTTGTCCTTCCAAAAGTTAGGGACTTCAGAGGACTCAATCCGAACTCATTTGATGGAAAAGGAAACTATAGCTTTGGTTTAACAGAACAACTTGTCTTCCCAGAAATTTCGCCAGACCAGATCAAGAGAATTCAGGGAATGGATATCATAATTGTTACGACGGCAAAGAAAGACGAGGAAGCAAGGAGGTTATTAGAATTACTCGGCTTCCCGTTCAGAAAACAGTAA
- the rplX gene encoding 50S ribosomal protein L24, with product MAQKIKKGDTVQVISGRDKGKRGEVIQVLPKEQKLLVRGVNVVKRHQRPTGQLRQGGIIEKESPLYWSKVMLVCPSCDKPTRVGFKVLEDGSKVRFCKKCGEIIDKK from the coding sequence ATGGCACAGAAGATTAAAAAAGGCGATACAGTCCAGGTTATTTCTGGAAGGGACAAAGGTAAAAGAGGAGAGGTTATCCAGGTTCTCCCAAAGGAACAAAAATTGCTTGTCAGAGGAGTTAATGTAGTAAAGAGACACCAAAGACCAACAGGACAATTGAGACAAGGCGGAATCATCGAGAAAGAATCACCACTTTACTGGTCAAAAGTTATGCTCGTGTGTCCTAGCTGTGACAAGCCAACAAGAGTTGGATTTAAAGTACTAGAAGACGGTTCAAAGGTGAGATTCTGCAAGAAATGCGGAGAAATCATAGATAAGAAGTAA
- the rplN gene encoding 50S ribosomal protein L14 → MIQNESYLVAADNSGAKVLRVIRVLGGSHKKYGTVGDIVVCSVREAVPNTDIKKGDVVKAVIVRTKKEIRRPDGSYIRFDDNAAVVLDKFNQPKGTRVFGPVARELREKGFMKIVSLAPEVW, encoded by the coding sequence ATGATACAAAACGAAAGCTACCTCGTAGCGGCGGACAATTCCGGTGCTAAGGTTTTAAGGGTTATAAGAGTGCTTGGAGGCTCACACAAGAAATACGGAACAGTTGGAGATATAGTCGTTTGCAGCGTTAGAGAAGCTGTTCCAAACACTGACATTAAAAAAGGTGACGTTGTTAAAGCAGTTATAGTAAGAACGAAAAAAGAAATTAGAAGACCAGACGGAAGCTACATAAGGTTCGATGACAACGCAGCAGTTGTACTTGATAAGTTCAATCAACCAAAAGGAACACGTGTCTTTGGGCCAGTGGCAAGGGAACTTAGAGAAAAAGGTTTCATGAAAATCGTATCTCTTGCTCCAGAAGTATGGTAA
- the rpsQ gene encoding 30S ribosomal protein S17, whose amino-acid sequence MPKKRFIGVVVSDKMDKTVTVKVERLVKHPKFGKYVKRSKKFYAHDENNACRVGDVVEIEESRPLSKLKRWVVVRIVERSKLGETPETEVLDTDLVEGGSEQ is encoded by the coding sequence ATGCCTAAGAAAAGATTCATCGGAGTTGTTGTAAGCGATAAAATGGATAAGACAGTAACAGTTAAAGTTGAAAGACTCGTTAAACATCCAAAGTTCGGAAAGTACGTTAAGAGGTCCAAGAAATTCTACGCACACGATGAAAACAACGCCTGCAGAGTCGGAGATGTTGTTGAAATCGAAGAATCAAGACCCCTTAGCAAACTTAAGAGATGGGTTGTTGTAAGAATTGTCGAAAGATCGAAACTTGGAGAAACGCCTGAGACAGAGGTATTAGACACAGACCTAGTTGAAGGGGGTAGTGAACAATGA
- the rpmC gene encoding 50S ribosomal protein L29 translates to MKPVEIRNMSNEELLKLLEEKKRTLMNLRFQNAMGELRDFSLIQKTKRDIARIKTILRERELGIRR, encoded by the coding sequence ATGAAACCTGTGGAAATTAGAAATATGAGTAATGAAGAATTGTTAAAGCTACTTGAAGAAAAGAAAAGAACGCTCATGAACTTGAGATTTCAGAACGCGATGGGAGAACTCAGAGATTTCAGCTTGATTCAGAAGACAAAAAGAGACATTGCACGAATCAAGACAATCCTTCGCGAACGTGAACTTGGTATAAGGAGGTAA